From Halorubrum salinarum, the proteins below share one genomic window:
- a CDS encoding zinc-binding dehydrogenase, with product MRAAILQEYGEPLTVRDLPEPDPDPDGAVVSVDACGVCRSDWHAWAGHGEWADDRVPRGQVLGHEPAGEVVAVGGEVDRFEPGDRVVVPFSLGDGTCPHCRRGAGNVCEDGRALGFEAAAPGAFAERVAVPAADYNLVERPEWLGATAAAALGCRYMTAYHALAERTTVGGGDAVAVHGCGGVGLSAVQIAAALGARVVAVDLDPDALALAAEFGAAETVNPESLQGDGSVPERVRALTDGGADVSLDALGIAETCRNSIRSLRPRGTHVQVGLTTDAERGEVSLPTDWMTRWEISFLGSRGMPPTSYPDLFALIEATGIDPGALVARELSLSEVSDRLAAMDEYDVRGVEVVTDFEG from the coding sequence ATGCGCGCAGCGATCCTCCAGGAGTACGGCGAGCCGCTGACCGTCCGCGACCTCCCCGAGCCCGATCCGGACCCGGACGGCGCCGTCGTCAGCGTCGACGCCTGCGGCGTCTGCCGCAGCGACTGGCACGCCTGGGCCGGCCACGGCGAGTGGGCGGACGACCGCGTCCCGCGCGGCCAGGTCCTCGGCCACGAGCCGGCCGGCGAGGTGGTCGCCGTCGGCGGCGAGGTCGACCGGTTCGAACCCGGCGACCGCGTCGTCGTCCCCTTCTCGCTCGGCGACGGCACCTGCCCGCACTGCCGCCGCGGGGCCGGCAACGTCTGCGAGGACGGCCGGGCGCTGGGGTTCGAGGCCGCCGCGCCGGGCGCGTTCGCGGAGCGCGTGGCCGTCCCGGCGGCCGACTACAACCTCGTCGAGCGCCCCGAGTGGCTCGGCGCGACCGCGGCCGCGGCGCTCGGCTGTCGCTACATGACCGCGTACCACGCCCTCGCCGAGCGGACGACCGTCGGCGGGGGCGACGCCGTCGCGGTCCACGGCTGCGGGGGCGTCGGGCTCTCCGCGGTCCAGATCGCCGCCGCGCTGGGCGCCCGCGTGGTCGCGGTCGACCTCGACCCCGACGCCCTCGCGCTCGCGGCCGAGTTCGGCGCGGCCGAGACCGTGAACCCGGAGTCGCTCCAAGGAGACGGGTCCGTCCCCGAGCGGGTCCGCGCCCTCACCGACGGCGGCGCCGACGTCTCGCTCGACGCCCTGGGGATCGCGGAGACCTGCCGCAACTCAATCCGGTCGCTGCGCCCGCGCGGCACGCACGTCCAGGTCGGGCTCACCACGGACGCGGAACGCGGCGAGGTGTCGCTGCCGACCGACTGGATGACGCGCTGGGAGATATCCTTCCTCGGCTCGCGCGGGATGCCGCCGACGAGCTACCCGGACCTGTTCGCGCTGATCGAGGCGACCGGGATCGACCCCGGCGCGCTGGTCGCCCGCGAGCTGTCGCTGTCGGAGGTCTCGGACCGGCTCGCCGCCATGGACGAGTACGACGTGCGGGGCGTCGAGGTCGTCACCGACTTCGAGGGGTGA
- a CDS encoding amino acid ABC transporter permease: MAGATRPRTVGERVADADESAGRILLVAAGALFWGWLVVSWGNRWLGGVIAPVGEPLVSPDAVEAALAGVPGLAGLAADAAFVVELSPILAQGTWLTVVITGVSLVCGFFIAVPLAVARVYGRFSAWLSLGYTELLRGTPLLAQLFVLYYGLNLAASVPAVLSGVFPREVVWVAILGFTLNGAAYQAEYIRGAVESVDDGQITAGRAIGLSKLESIYYVVLPQALRYAIPSWTNEFVYLIKYSSLAGFITVPELYYLANQVASDTFRYTTVFLVLGAMYLALVLTASKVMERVDERVAIPGLGADRER; encoded by the coding sequence ATGGCGGGGGCGACGCGACCGCGGACGGTCGGCGAGCGCGTGGCCGACGCGGACGAGTCCGCCGGCCGGATACTGCTGGTTGCCGCCGGCGCGCTGTTCTGGGGCTGGCTCGTCGTCAGCTGGGGGAACCGATGGCTCGGCGGCGTGATCGCCCCGGTCGGCGAGCCGCTCGTCTCGCCGGACGCCGTCGAGGCCGCGCTCGCCGGCGTGCCGGGGCTCGCCGGGCTGGCGGCCGACGCCGCGTTCGTGGTCGAACTCTCGCCGATCCTCGCGCAGGGGACGTGGCTCACCGTGGTCATCACCGGCGTGAGCCTCGTCTGCGGCTTCTTCATCGCCGTGCCGCTGGCCGTCGCGCGGGTGTACGGTCGGTTCTCCGCGTGGCTCTCCTTGGGCTACACCGAGCTGCTGCGCGGCACGCCGCTGCTCGCGCAGCTGTTCGTGCTCTACTACGGGCTGAACCTGGCGGCGTCGGTCCCGGCGGTGCTGTCCGGCGTCTTCCCGCGCGAGGTGGTCTGGGTGGCGATTCTCGGGTTCACCCTCAACGGGGCGGCGTACCAGGCCGAGTACATCCGCGGCGCGGTCGAGAGCGTCGACGACGGGCAGATCACCGCGGGGCGGGCGATCGGGCTCTCGAAGCTGGAGTCGATATACTACGTCGTCCTCCCGCAGGCGCTCCGCTACGCGATCCCCTCGTGGACGAACGAGTTCGTCTACCTGATCAAGTACTCGTCGCTGGCGGGCTTCATCACGGTCCCGGAGCTGTACTACCTGGCCAATCAGGTCGCGAGCGACACCTTCCGGTACACCACCGTCTTCCTCGTGCTCGGCGCGATGTACCTCGCGCTCGTGTTGACGGCGTCGAAGGTCATGGAGCGCGTCGACGAGCGCGTCGCGATCCCCGGGCTCGGGGCGGACCGGGAGCGGTGA
- a CDS encoding amino acid ABC transporter ATP-binding protein, producing the protein MTDDDFLRVDAVSKWYGDEQVLDEVSFEMDRGDVTVLIGPSGSGKSTMLRCVNRLAEAQEGSITLDGEEVLSPDTDVDELRREVGMVFQSFNLFAHLTAVGNVALGPRRVLGLSEDAARDRAADQLERVGLADQLDSYPAELSGGQQQRVGIARALAMEPKLMLFDEPTSALDPELIGEVLEVMRGLVEDGMTMLVVTHEMSFARAVADEVVFLDDGRVVERGPPEQLFERPEKDRTARFLDRIASHE; encoded by the coding sequence GTGACTGACGACGACTTCCTCCGCGTGGACGCGGTCTCGAAGTGGTACGGCGACGAGCAGGTGCTCGACGAGGTCTCCTTCGAGATGGACCGCGGCGACGTGACCGTCCTGATCGGGCCGTCCGGCTCCGGGAAGTCGACGATGCTCCGCTGCGTCAACCGGCTCGCGGAGGCCCAGGAGGGCTCGATCACGCTGGACGGCGAGGAGGTGCTCTCGCCCGACACCGACGTGGACGAGCTCCGCCGCGAGGTGGGGATGGTGTTCCAGAGCTTCAACCTGTTCGCGCACCTCACCGCGGTCGGCAACGTCGCGCTCGGGCCCCGGCGCGTGCTCGGGCTCTCCGAGGACGCGGCCCGGGACCGCGCGGCGGACCAGCTTGAGCGCGTGGGACTCGCCGACCAGCTCGACTCGTACCCCGCGGAGCTGTCGGGCGGCCAACAGCAGCGCGTGGGGATCGCCCGCGCGCTGGCGATGGAGCCGAAGCTCATGCTGTTCGACGAGCCGACGAGCGCGCTCGACCCCGAGCTCATCGGCGAGGTGCTGGAGGTGATGCGCGGACTGGTCGAGGACGGGATGACGATGCTCGTCGTCACTCACGAGATGAGCTTCGCGCGGGCCGTCGCCGATGAGGTCGTCTTCCTGGACGACGGCCGGGTCGTCGAGCGCGGGCCGCCAGAGCAGCTGTTCGAACGCCCCGAGAAGGACCGGACCGCCCGCTTCCTCGACCGAATCGCGAGCCACGAGTGA
- a CDS encoding amino acid ABC transporter permease — MSVSGSLALAAAASLASLGAPDPTAGGALLSAAESVDWWLVGDPADWWFVVRNADYLGGGLLLTVGLTVASILLGFLVGFPAGAVEVYGDGLSKRLVETAGVVLRGTPIVVILLVMYFVLGVPQVNLGVGSISPAISAGILGLGLRSAAYQSQIFRASLSSVDDGQLEAGRAVGLSRFEAIRYVVVPQALRRSIPGFQNEFTIVLKDTSIVFAIGLAELLTRGYDLFTEQTTAVLEVILFISAIYFVLTFTTNRALDYLGTRYAIPEGESA, encoded by the coding sequence ATGTCGGTTTCGGGGTCGCTCGCGCTCGCCGCGGCTGCCAGCCTCGCCAGCCTCGGGGCCCCGGACCCGACGGCGGGCGGCGCCCTCCTGTCGGCCGCCGAGTCGGTCGACTGGTGGCTCGTCGGCGACCCCGCGGACTGGTGGTTCGTCGTCCGGAACGCCGACTACCTCGGCGGCGGGCTCCTGTTGACCGTCGGGCTCACCGTCGCGTCGATCCTGCTCGGCTTCCTCGTCGGCTTCCCGGCCGGCGCGGTGGAGGTGTACGGGGACGGGCTCTCGAAGCGGCTCGTGGAGACGGCCGGCGTCGTCCTCCGCGGGACCCCCATCGTGGTCATCCTCCTCGTCATGTACTTCGTCCTCGGCGTCCCGCAGGTGAACCTCGGGGTCGGGTCGATCTCGCCGGCGATCTCGGCGGGTATCCTCGGACTCGGGCTGCGGAGCGCGGCGTACCAGTCGCAGATCTTCCGCGCGTCCCTGTCGAGCGTCGACGACGGACAGCTGGAGGCGGGCCGGGCCGTCGGGCTCTCCCGGTTCGAGGCGATCCGGTACGTCGTCGTCCCGCAGGCGCTCCGCCGGTCGATCCCGGGGTTCCAGAACGAGTTCACCATCGTGTTGAAGGACACGAGCATCGTCTTCGCGATCGGCCTCGCGGAGCTCCTGACCCGCGGCTACGACCTGTTCACGGAGCAGACGACCGCGGTCCTCGAAGTCATCCTGTTCATCAGTGCCATCTACTTCGTCCTCACGTTCACGACGAACCGCGCGCTCGATTACCTCGGCACCCGCTACGCGATCCCGGAGGGGGAGTCGGCGTGA
- a CDS encoding basic amino acid ABC transporter substrate-binding protein, whose protein sequence is MTRRTHTDVSRRTYLKLTGGSAAVGLTGVAGCLGDGGSATTITPGTAPGFPPFEMRQDGELVGYDIDLLEAVVAETDYEIGEWATFEFEGLIPALTQNEEIDVIAAAMTINEERRQTIAFSDPYWESDQAILVREGGDFQPSGWSDFEGTRVGAQSGTTGANQVETNLVDEGIISSDSFSTYGSYVLAVEDLANGNIDAVVVDNPVAETFAANRDVTIAFVEETGEQFGFGIRQNESELQSALNDGLQTVRDDGTYQEITNTWFGQE, encoded by the coding sequence ATGACACGCCGCACCCACACCGACGTGAGCCGTCGGACGTACCTGAAGCTGACCGGCGGATCGGCCGCCGTCGGACTGACCGGCGTCGCCGGCTGCCTCGGCGACGGCGGGAGCGCCACGACGATCACCCCCGGGACCGCCCCCGGGTTCCCGCCGTTCGAGATGCGGCAGGACGGCGAGCTGGTCGGGTACGACATCGACCTGCTCGAGGCGGTCGTCGCCGAGACCGACTACGAGATCGGCGAGTGGGCGACCTTCGAGTTCGAGGGGCTCATCCCGGCGCTCACACAGAACGAGGAGATCGACGTCATCGCCGCCGCGATGACGATCAACGAGGAGCGCCGGCAGACGATCGCCTTCTCGGACCCCTACTGGGAGTCCGACCAGGCGATCCTCGTGCGCGAGGGCGGCGACTTCCAGCCGTCCGGGTGGAGCGACTTCGAGGGCACCCGGGTCGGCGCGCAGTCCGGCACCACCGGCGCGAACCAGGTCGAGACGAACCTCGTCGACGAGGGGATCATCTCGTCGGACAGCTTCTCGACGTACGGCAGCTACGTCCTCGCCGTCGAGGACCTCGCGAACGGCAACATCGACGCGGTCGTCGTCGACAACCCCGTCGCCGAGACCTTCGCCGCGAACCGCGACGTGACGATCGCGTTCGTCGAGGAGACCGGCGAGCAGTTCGGCTTCGGCATCCGGCAGAACGAGTCGGAGCTCCAGTCCGCGCTCAACGACGGCCTCCAGACCGTCCGCGACGACGGCACGTACCAGGAGATCACCAACACCTGGTTCGGGCAGGAGTAG
- a CDS encoding COX15/CtaA family protein, which translates to MSLRPAWLTFRRYAAATTGMTLVLFSLGVYTAATGSGLACQAQWPLCSDQLIPALTINPDFIEWFHRAWAMVTGFLIIGVAGWTWLGSGFDRRTRLAATLAVAILPLQITVGAITVTLSGLVPGGYTVSTHAAHLVVALTIFTLLGLATIWGGGRGTARLLRVAAGIAVAGVVASAAFSRAVPFLTYAPPAQAAFYITGLAGHLGLVATVAYATEAVRGGYDGLDAGTAGSVRALALGSMGALVGTLLLGRDLVLYTAVWQQVNLVALGVAIALAAGAAWTLRGADEMRDGAAPIGGD; encoded by the coding sequence ATGAGTCTTCGGCCCGCGTGGCTAACGTTCAGGCGATACGCGGCGGCGACGACGGGGATGACGCTCGTCCTCTTCTCGCTCGGCGTCTACACCGCGGCGACCGGCTCCGGGCTCGCGTGCCAGGCCCAGTGGCCGCTGTGTTCCGACCAGCTCATCCCGGCGCTGACGATCAACCCCGACTTCATCGAGTGGTTCCACCGCGCGTGGGCGATGGTGACCGGCTTCCTCATCATCGGGGTCGCCGGGTGGACGTGGCTCGGGTCCGGGTTCGACCGGCGGACCAGGCTGGCGGCGACGCTCGCGGTCGCAATCTTACCCCTCCAGATCACCGTCGGCGCGATCACGGTCACCCTCAGCGGGCTCGTCCCCGGCGGGTACACGGTGTCGACGCACGCCGCGCACCTGGTCGTCGCGCTGACCATCTTCACGCTGCTCGGACTGGCGACCATCTGGGGCGGCGGGCGCGGGACCGCGCGGCTCCTCCGGGTGGCGGCCGGGATCGCGGTCGCCGGCGTCGTCGCCAGCGCGGCCTTCTCGCGCGCGGTGCCGTTCCTCACCTACGCGCCGCCCGCGCAGGCGGCGTTCTACATCACGGGCCTCGCCGGCCACCTCGGGCTCGTCGCGACGGTCGCGTACGCCACGGAGGCCGTCCGCGGCGGGTACGACGGGCTCGACGCCGGCACCGCCGGGAGCGTCCGCGCGCTCGCCCTCGGCTCGATGGGCGCGCTCGTCGGCACGCTGCTGCTCGGCCGCGACCTCGTCCTGTACACCGCCGTCTGGCAGCAGGTCAACCTCGTCGCGCTGGGCGTCGCGATCGCGCTCGCCGCGGGCGCGGCGTGGACCCTCCGCGGGGCCGACGAGATGCGCGACGGCGCCGCGCCGATCGGCGGCGACTGA
- a CDS encoding MATE family efflux transporter → MGLRDAVGSLFKGADELDLTSGDIGWPLFFLSLPIVVQNLFQVLYNLADTFWLGRYSTEALSAITFAFPIVFLMISLALGVSVAGSVLVAQHTGAGNEERAAYAASQTMAYAAVISVVFGVLGYVLVDDITALLGVNETVAPLVVEYMRVYAVGLFAVFGFAVFMSLMRGYGDTVTPMYVMAGSVVLNILLDPIFIFGFDANPLFGALGLGGVEAAALDATGFTGWGIGGAAIATVGSRALALLVGLRIMFRGDRGVQIRLSEMLPDPDFGKTILGIGLPASAEGAARSVSITALLLVVANFPNAVSGAYGIGTRIFSVIFLPALAVSQGIETMTGQNIGAGELDRAAETNHFGARAMLGLLTVGGGVIVLAARPIAGVFSPDPAVVDHATTFLRVSGLSFGFIGAMRAYTGGFRGAGHTMIAAVISLITLGFVRLPVAWVAAGSLGAMGLWIAFPVSNVVGGVVAYLWFKRDTWRDGNLTESDSPAEEIGSDIPSADGD, encoded by the coding sequence ATGGGCCTCCGCGACGCCGTCGGCTCGCTGTTCAAGGGCGCCGACGAACTCGACCTCACCTCCGGCGACATCGGGTGGCCGCTGTTCTTCCTCTCCCTCCCGATCGTCGTCCAGAACCTCTTTCAGGTGCTGTACAACCTGGCGGACACCTTCTGGCTCGGGCGCTACAGCACCGAGGCGCTGTCCGCGATCACGTTCGCGTTCCCGATCGTCTTCCTGATGATCTCGCTGGCGCTCGGCGTCTCCGTCGCCGGGAGCGTCCTCGTCGCCCAACACACCGGCGCCGGCAACGAGGAGCGCGCCGCCTACGCCGCCTCGCAGACGATGGCGTACGCCGCCGTCATCTCCGTCGTCTTCGGCGTGCTGGGCTACGTCCTCGTCGACGACATCACGGCGCTCCTCGGCGTGAACGAGACCGTCGCGCCGCTCGTCGTCGAGTACATGCGCGTGTACGCGGTGGGCCTCTTCGCCGTCTTCGGCTTCGCGGTGTTCATGTCGCTGATGCGCGGCTACGGCGACACCGTGACGCCGATGTACGTCATGGCCGGCTCGGTCGTCCTCAACATCCTCCTGGACCCGATCTTCATCTTCGGGTTCGACGCGAACCCGCTGTTCGGCGCGCTCGGCCTCGGCGGCGTCGAGGCCGCCGCCCTCGACGCGACCGGGTTCACCGGGTGGGGCATCGGCGGCGCCGCGATCGCGACGGTCGGGTCCCGGGCGCTCGCGCTCCTCGTCGGACTCCGGATCATGTTCCGCGGGGACCGCGGGGTCCAGATCCGGCTCTCGGAGATGCTCCCCGACCCGGATTTCGGGAAGACGATCCTCGGCATCGGGCTGCCGGCCTCCGCGGAGGGCGCCGCTCGCTCGGTCTCGATCACCGCGCTCCTCCTCGTCGTCGCCAACTTCCCGAACGCGGTGAGCGGGGCGTACGGCATCGGGACGCGGATCTTCTCGGTCATCTTCCTGCCGGCGCTCGCCGTCTCGCAGGGGATCGAGACGATGACGGGGCAGAACATCGGCGCCGGGGAGCTGGACCGCGCCGCCGAGACGAACCACTTCGGCGCCCGCGCCATGCTCGGGCTGCTCACGGTCGGCGGCGGGGTCATCGTCCTCGCCGCGCGACCGATCGCGGGCGTCTTCTCCCCGGACCCGGCGGTCGTCGACCACGCGACGACGTTCCTCCGAGTGAGCGGTCTGTCGTTCGGGTTCATCGGCGCCATGCGCGCCTACACTGGCGGCTTTCGCGGCGCCGGCCACACGATGATCGCGGCCGTCATCTCGCTGATCACGCTCGGCTTCGTCCGGCTCCCGGTCGCGTGGGTTGCGGCCGGCTCGCTCGGGGCGATGGGCCTCTGGATCGCGTTCCCGGTCTCGAACGTCGTCGGCGGCGTCGTCGCGTACCTCTGGTTCAAACGCGACACGTGGCGCGACGGGAACCTCACCGAGAGCGACTCGCCGGCGGAGGAGATCGGGTCCGACATCCCGTCCGCCGACGGCGACTGA
- a CDS encoding DUF5814 domain-containing protein has protein sequence MAFTDKIYVKNHRQLASQLEANIPKGAFAGATLDLLFTGDGLSKLDETTRDRVLDFAEDFLDCDCDSNPYCGCPEEKFMRYVLELRAEGLGPQAIVDVMTDDYMVYAYTGDVLSFLDDSVRKLEAIGTLADVDGNGEMSERARKAKRELSG, from the coding sequence GTGGCCTTCACCGACAAGATCTACGTGAAAAACCACCGGCAGCTCGCCTCGCAGCTGGAGGCGAACATCCCGAAGGGGGCGTTCGCCGGCGCCACCCTCGACCTGCTGTTCACCGGCGACGGGCTCTCGAAGCTCGACGAGACGACCCGCGACCGCGTCCTCGACTTCGCGGAGGACTTCCTCGACTGCGACTGCGATTCGAACCCCTACTGCGGCTGTCCCGAGGAGAAGTTCATGCGCTACGTCCTCGAACTGCGCGCCGAGGGGCTCGGGCCGCAGGCCATCGTCGACGTGATGACCGACGACTACATGGTGTACGCCTACACCGGCGACGTGCTCTCCTTCCTCGACGACTCCGTCCGCAAGTTGGAGGCGATCGGGACGCTCGCGGACGTCGACGGCAACGGCGAGATGTCCGAGCGGGCCCGGAAGGCGAAGCGGGAGCTGTCCGGATAG
- a CDS encoding MBL fold metallo-hydrolase yields the protein MSTDAALDVTLARNATVLATVDETTFLVDPLFAEEGALPPIDDTPNDRNNPLVPMPDVDLSHDAVVVTHRHPDHFDEAAVEALDPDVPLFCQPAEEDAFVEDGFTDVRPVEETASFGGVTLHRTPGRHGHGELAEAMGPVSGFVVEGAETLYLAGDTVWYEPVAETLARFDPDAVVLNGGAARFNEGEPITMGVDDVRAVREATDAAVAVVHMEAINHCLLSREELRAATEDVLVPEDGERVGF from the coding sequence ATGTCGACCGACGCCGCCCTCGACGTCACCCTCGCCCGCAACGCCACGGTCCTCGCGACCGTGGACGAGACGACCTTCCTCGTCGATCCCCTGTTCGCCGAGGAGGGCGCGCTGCCGCCGATCGACGACACGCCGAACGACCGGAACAACCCGCTCGTGCCGATGCCGGACGTCGACCTGTCGCACGACGCGGTGGTCGTCACCCACCGCCACCCGGACCACTTCGACGAGGCGGCGGTCGAAGCGCTCGACCCGGACGTGCCGCTGTTCTGCCAGCCGGCCGAAGAAGACGCGTTCGTCGAGGACGGGTTCACCGACGTGCGGCCCGTCGAGGAGACGGCGTCGTTCGGCGGCGTCACGCTCCACCGGACGCCCGGTCGCCACGGACACGGAGAACTGGCCGAGGCGATGGGGCCCGTCTCCGGGTTCGTCGTCGAGGGCGCGGAGACGCTGTACCTCGCCGGCGACACGGTCTGGTACGAGCCCGTCGCCGAGACGCTCGCCCGGTTCGATCCCGACGCGGTCGTCCTCAACGGGGGCGCGGCGCGGTTCAACGAGGGCGAGCCGATCACGATGGGCGTCGACGACGTACGGGCCGTGCGCGAGGCGACCGACGCCGCGGTCGCCGTGGTCCACATGGAGGCGATCAACCACTGCCTGCTCTCGCGGGAGGAACTCCGGGCGGCGACGGAGGACGTGCTGGTTCCCGAGGACGGGGAGCGGGTCGGGTTCTAA
- the asd gene encoding aspartate-semialdehyde dehydrogenase yields the protein MSVRVGILGATGAVGQRFIQLLDDHPTFDLAAVTASSESAGETYREAAKWRVDTPIPADVAEMEVAETTPEGIADADVDLLFSSLPSGVAAEVEPAFLEAGYVVSSNSSNDRMAADVPLTIPEINPDHLDLIEVQRDERGWDGALVKNPNCSTITMVPTLAAIDEFGLESVRVSTLQAVSGAGYSGVTSMEIIDNAIPHIGGEENKMETESRKLLGEFDGAEVALHDADVAASCNRIPTLDGHLENVFAEFAEDPSPADLREAMRSFEGVGDLPSSPDQLIKVFGEDEPERPQPRLDRTYADGMGIVAGGVQSTDAGAKYNCLAHNTIRGAAGASLLNGELLVEEGYV from the coding sequence ATGTCAGTCCGAGTCGGTATCCTCGGCGCGACGGGCGCCGTGGGCCAGCGATTCATCCAGCTGCTCGACGACCACCCGACCTTCGACCTCGCCGCGGTCACGGCGAGCTCGGAGAGCGCGGGCGAGACGTACCGCGAGGCGGCCAAGTGGCGCGTCGACACGCCGATCCCGGCGGACGTGGCCGAGATGGAGGTCGCGGAGACGACCCCGGAGGGGATCGCCGACGCCGACGTGGACCTCCTCTTCTCCTCGCTCCCCTCGGGCGTCGCCGCGGAGGTCGAGCCCGCGTTCCTGGAGGCCGGCTACGTCGTCTCCTCGAACTCCTCGAACGACCGCATGGCCGCGGACGTGCCGCTCACCATCCCCGAGATCAACCCCGACCACCTCGACCTGATCGAGGTCCAGCGCGACGAGCGCGGCTGGGACGGCGCGCTGGTGAAGAACCCCAACTGCTCGACGATCACGATGGTGCCGACGCTCGCGGCGATCGACGAGTTCGGCCTGGAAAGCGTCCGCGTCTCCACGCTCCAGGCCGTCTCCGGCGCCGGCTACTCCGGCGTCACCTCGATGGAGATCATCGACAACGCCATCCCGCACATCGGCGGCGAGGAGAACAAGATGGAGACGGAGTCGCGCAAGCTCCTCGGCGAGTTCGACGGCGCCGAGGTCGCGCTCCACGACGCCGACGTGGCCGCCTCGTGTAACCGGATCCCGACGCTCGACGGCCACCTGGAGAACGTCTTCGCCGAGTTCGCCGAGGACCCCTCCCCGGCGGACCTCCGCGAGGCGATGCGCTCGTTTGAGGGCGTCGGCGACCTCCCCAGCTCGCCGGACCAGCTCATCAAGGTGTTCGGCGAGGACGAGCCCGAGCGCCCGCAGCCCCGCCTCGACCGCACGTACGCCGACGGGATGGGGATCGTCGCCGGCGGCGTCCAGTCGACCGACGCCGGCGCGAAGTACAACTGCCTCGCGCACAACACGATCCGCGGCGCGGCGGGCGCCTCGCTGCTCAACGGCGAGCTGCTCGTCGAGGAAGGGTACGTCTGA